The following coding sequences are from one Rutidosis leptorrhynchoides isolate AG116_Rl617_1_P2 chromosome 11, CSIRO_AGI_Rlap_v1, whole genome shotgun sequence window:
- the LOC139875700 gene encoding putative disease resistance RPP13-like protein 1, with protein sequence MAVYVRVTTDKSRVFGREADQEKLLSKLLGDDAYNQNVSIISIVGLGGVGKTTLTQLLYNNENVKAQFELKVWVCVSDEFDVLTISNKIYEVVTGENKNFVNFDQLHLALQEKLSNKRFLLVLDNVWIEDQDKWEVLEKPLKGAPGRLPLALIAIGRVLKGKGSDEYEWDRLLKSEIWSSNDSILLALKLSYYDLPSQLKQLFAYCCLFPKDYEFNKKELVLLWMAEGFLNHPNGNMSMESVGFEYFEELQARSFFQQHSAGHKYMEPKYTMHDLMNDLTISVAGDFFYFLDAKMDVNGRNKAFEKLRHFSYLGRRGAENGKLEELRRSEHLRTLLMVLVRSPYYTLENFLVDIFPQLQFLRVLSLTQDSIRYVPRSIGALKHLRYLNFSGSPIQQVPKEVSELYNLQSLLVSHCRWLTSLPTSFHKLIKLRHLDMTNTPLLKKTPSGMVGLTSLQTLSKVIIERANGFKVSDLNNMSNLQGELFIEGVEEVTDPQQAMDANLEGKKGLVSLDMEWSDVFDESQNSVLEYEVFQMLKPPSKLNRLNISNYGGMKFPSWFVGPSFDKLTLLIIIDCPNLVELSTGVISTLEYLNISFCKKLVSIGENEINAGSSNRKSPLREVRLCGCDSLESYICANTVEKLCIEDFDSMTSVTMSTTLQELPTSLKSLAVHRCKNLKSLFYEQLQSLTSLEEMRIIKCESMDDSFPCGLWL encoded by the exons ttcgggtcactacagataagtCTAGAGTTTTTGGTCGAGAAGCAGATCAAGAGAAACTGCTCAGTAAGTTGTTAGGTGATGATGCATATAATCAAAATGTGAGCATCATCTCCATAGTTGGTTTAGGTGGGGTTGGGAAAACAACTCTTACCCAACTTTTGTACAACAATGAAAATGTTAAAGCTCAATTTGAACTCAAGGTGTGGGTTTGTGTTTCAGATGAGTTTGATGTACTCACTATTAGCAATAAGATCTATGAAGTTGTCACCGGAGAGAATAAAAATTTTGTTAATTTCGATCAGCTTCACCTGGCACTTCAAGAAAAGCTTTCAAACAAAAGGTTCTTACTTGTGTTAGACAATGTTTGGATTGAAGATCAAGATAAATGGGAAGTTCTTGAAAAACCTCTTAAAGGGGCGCCTGGCA GGTTGCCCTTGGCATTGATAGCAATTGGGAGGGTCTTGAAAGGAAAAGGAAGTGATGAATATGAGTGGGATAGGTTATTAAAGAGTGAGATATGGAGTTCAAATGATAGTATTCTTCTGGCTCTCAAGCTAAGCTATTATGATCTCCCTTCTCAACTAAAGCAACTTTTTGCGTATTGTTGTTTATTCCCGAAGGACTACGAATTCAACAAGAAAGAGCTAGTGTTATTGTGGATGGCAGAGGGGTTTCTAAACCACCCAAATGGAAACATGTCAATGGAGAGTGTGGGTTTTGAGTACTTTGAAGAGCTCCAAGCAAGGTCATTTTTTCAGCAACATTCAGCGGGTCACAAATACATGGAACCCAAATACACCATGCACGACTTGATGAATGACCTGACAATAAGTGTTGCGGGAGACTTCTTCTATTTTTTGGATGCTAAGATGGATGTAAATGGTAGGAACAAAGCTTTTGAGAAGTTGCGTCACTTTTCATACTTAGGTCGACGAGGTGCAGAAAATGGAAAGCTCGAGGAACTACGTAGATCAGAACACTTGAGAACTTTGTTAATGGTGTTAGTTCGTTCACCGTATTATACATTGGAAAATTTTCTTGTGGACATATTTCCCCAATTACAGTTCCTGAGGGTGCTAAGCTTAACTCAAGATTCAATCAGATATGTACCAAGATCTATTGGTGCTCTGAAACATTTGCGGTATCTCAATTTCTCAGGATCGCCAATCCAACAAGTACCGAAAGAGGTTAGTGAGCTTTATAATCTACAAAGCTTGTTGGTCAGTCATTGTAGGTGGCTAACTAGCTTGCCGACCAGTTTTCATAAGTTAATAAAACTCAGACATCTTGACATGACTAACACTCCATTGTTGAAGAAAACACCCTCGGGGATGGTTGGGTTAACGAGTCTACAGACTTTGTCAAAGGTTATTATCGAAAGAGCTAATGGTTTTAAGGTATCTGACCTTAATAACATGTCAAATCTTCAAGGTGAACTTTTCATTGAAGGAGTGGAAGAAGTGACAGATCCACAACAAGCTATGGATGCCAACTTAGAAGGGAAAAAGGGTCTTGTGAGTTTAGATATGGAATGGAGTGATGTATTTGATGAATCTCAGAATTCAGTTCTAGAATATGAAGTATTTCAAATGCTAAAGCCTCCAAGTAAGTTGAACCGACTGAATATTTCCAACTACGGGGGAATGAAATTTCCTAGTTGGTTTGTAGGTCCCTCATTTGATAAGTTAACACTGCTTATAATAATAGATTGTCCAAATTTGGTTGAGTTGTCAACTGGAGTAATATCGACACTTGAGTATTTGAATATATCTTTTTGTAAAAAGTTGGTATCAATAGGAGAAAATGAGATTAATGCTGGAAGTAGCAACAGGAAATCTCCCCTTAGAGAAGTTCGTCTTTGTGGTTGTGATTCATTGGAGAGTTACATTTGTGCTAATACCGTTGAGAAATTATGTATAGAAGATTTTGATTCAATGACATCAGTGACTATGTCTACAACATTGCAGGAGCTGCCAACGTCTCTCAAGTCTCTTGCAGTTCATAGATGTAAGAATCTAAAGTCATTATTTTATGAGCAATTGCAAAGTCTCACATCTTTGGAAGAGATGAGGATAATTAAGTGTGAAAGCATGGATGATTCATTTCCATGTGGGTTGtggctgtag